From one Gossypium hirsutum isolate 1008001.06 chromosome D08, Gossypium_hirsutum_v2.1, whole genome shotgun sequence genomic stretch:
- the LOC107919870 gene encoding rab GTPase-activating protein 22 translates to MWGGPAEPADSYYAVRPGCTDVPRTRFKIKPGKTLSARKWQAAFSLDGHLDIGKTLHRIQRGGIHPSIRGEVWEFLLACYDPESTFDERDQIRQHRRVQYARWKNECREIFPVIGSGRYITAPVITEDGQPIQDPFVLSEINPGMNGNNTEMMKELTPRGPLDKKAIQWLLTLHQIGLDVMRTDRTLVFYEKQENLSKLWDILSVYAWIDTDVGYGQGMSDLCSPMIILLEDEADAFWCFERLMHRLRGNFRCTGNSVGVEKQLSYLAAVTQVIDPKLHHHFETLGGGDYLFAFRMLMVLFRREFSFCDSLYLWEMMWALEYDPDLFSLYEEPGSNITKAVGSNKGKPKSRRPCGKYERENMKIKSSDASLPISVFLVASVLKDKSSKLLHEARGLDDVVKILNDMTGNLDAKKACIGAMKLHKKYLKKAKKT, encoded by the exons ATGTGGGGAGGTCCTGCAGAACCTGCTGATTCTTATTATGCAGTCAGACCTGGATGCACTGATGTTCCTAGAACCAGATTTAAGATCAAG CCGGGTAAAACTCTAAGTGCAAGAAAATGGCAAGCTGCATTTTCTCTCGATGGGCATTTGGATATTGGAAAAACTCTACATCGAATCCAACGTGGG GGGATTCATCCATCAATTAGAGGAGAAGTTTGGGAGTTTCTACTTGCCTGTTACGATCCCGAGAGCACATTTGATGAAAGGGATCAAATAAGGCAACATCGAAG GGTGCAATATGCTAGATGGAAAAACGAATGTCGTGAAATCTTCCCCGTTATTGGAAGTGGCAGATATATTACAGCACCTGTTATTACTGAAGATGGTCAGCCGATTCAAGACCCTTTTGTACTTTCAGAGATAAATCCAG GTATGAATGGTAATAATACAGAAATGATGAAGGAGCTAACCCCACGTGGTCCTTTGGATAAGAAAGCAATCCAGTGGTTGCTTACGTTACATCAAATAG GTCTTGATGTCATGCGCACCGACAGGACTTTAGTATTCTATGAGAAACAAGAGAATTTGTCGAAACTTTGGGATATTCTCTCTGTTTATGCCTGGATAGATACGGATGTTGGCTATGGACAAG GAATGAGTGATCTTTGCTCTCCCATGATTATTCTTCTCGAAGATGAAGCTGATGCATTTTGGTGCTTTGAGCGTCTTATGCATAGATTG CGAGGAAATTTCAGATGCACTGGGAATTCTGTTGGGGTAGAGAAACAACTTAGTTATTTGGCCGCAGTAACTCAAGTCATTGATCCGAAACTTCATCACCATTTTG AGACACTGGGTGGAGGTGACTATCTCTTTGCTTTCCGGATGCTAATGGTTTTGTTTCGTCGAGAGTTCTCGTTTTGTGATTCATTGTATTTATGGGAG ATGATGTGGGCTCTCGAATATGATCCGGACTTGTTCTCTCTGTATGAAGAACCTGGATCAAATATTACGAAGGCTGTTGGTTCTAACAAAGGGAAACCAAAATCGAGACGTCCTTGTGGGAAGTATGAgagagaaaatatgaaaattaaaagcTCCGATGCCTCCCTCCCCATTTCTGTTTTCCTTGTTGCAAGTGTCTTAAAAGATAAGAGCTCGAAGCTACTGCATGAAGCTCGGGGCCTCGATGATGTAGTTAAG ATTCTAAATGACATGACTGGTAATTTGGATGCCAAGAAAGCCTGCATTGGGGCAATGAAACTTCataagaaatatttaaaaaag GCAAAGAAGACGTAA
- the LOC107919004 gene encoding receptor-like protein Cf-9, with translation MGILCLVLVILQLSWSLSSSVAPPSSHLCLPHQRDALLHFKTTISVDCFRDPYPKIDVESWNKSIDCCSWEGVECDNVTGHVIGIDLSHSCLDGSLFANNSLFQLHNLQWLDLSSNNLGGSLLENTSCLFRFHGLQRLNLAYNVFTGTISSKLFSQLVSLTHLNLSYNGFYGLIPHQISLLSSLVSLDLSFYGYESRFDGQGFDMLARNLTKLRNLALDDVDMSDVALTSFLNLSSSLGHLSLSACNLHGELPTQVFQLPNLKALGLSENEKLTGYLPNTNWSSGLELLDLSDCGFRGSIPASFGNLTQIISVDLSGNSLEGQIPAVFGNLRKLTYLSFSSCNLSGPLPITIFNLTRITSLDLSNNHLEGPLPNHVSELQFLEELRLDDNSISGGVPSWLFDLVNLTSLDLSSNNLSGVIKPDMLSKLTSLMLLYVSSNSLLSLSTSGNDVNYSFPQLRTVNFSGCSVRQFPNFFRTSNLKALDLSNNMISGGISKWEAEGWERLKWLDLSQNFLTALEQFPGNNMEYLNLHSNLLQGPILSTCLNPQTPILKELQAFIISENKLTGNVPSSICNWSSLVLLDLSGNSLSGTIPDCLENLCGTLDLQMNNFSGKIPNSFANIGLRRLLLNDNQLEGLVPSSLANSTSLELLNLGNNKLTDRFPPWLASLSSLQVLILRFNRFYGSLPHSVASSNFSALRIIDLSANEFTGTLSTKLLRNLRGMKDKPREWLTSEYSYIFQYFEFSFIYENHVNVTTKRLEVELTKTCDIFISMDLSNNQFSGEIPDDVGQLISLQMLNFSHNNFTGPIPTSLGNLVALESLDLSSNKFSGGIPPQMTNLTFLEVLNLSNNNLVGPIPHGNQFDTFDNDSYSGNLGLCGLPLSKQCVNFQGPDPPSPLVVEHGGSKIPFFWQVVMMGYGSGVVMGLSLGYIVFTTGRPWWFVRKVERDWQYNFTKWVQRNKVRRN, from the coding sequence ATGGGAATCCTTTGCCTGGTTTTGGTGATCTTGCAACTTTCATGGAGTTTGTCTTCCTCTGTTGCTCCTCCATCCTCTCATTTATGTCTCCCACATCAAAGAGATGCTTTGCTCCATTTTAAAACCACCATTTCTGTTGATTGTTTTAGAGATCCTTATCCCAAGATAGACGTAGAGTCATGGAACAAAAGCATCGATTGTTGTTCATGGGAGGGAGTGGAATGCGACAACGTGACTGGTCATGTAATCGGCATCGATCTTAGTCACAGTTGCCTTGATGGTTCTCTCTTCGCAAACAACAGCCTTTTTCAACTTCACAACCTCCAATGGCTTGACTTGAGCTCCAACAACCTCGGAGGCTCTCTTCTTGAGAACACTAGCTGCTTGTTTCGCTTTCATGGACTCCAACGACTCAACCTTGCTTATAACGTTTTCACTGGCACCATCTCATCAAAGTTATTTAGCCAGTTGGTGAGTTTAACCCATCTTAATCTCTCTTATAATGGCTTCTATGGCTTGATCCCGCATCAAATCAGTCTCCTATCAAGTTTGGTTTCACTTGACCTTTCCTTTTACGGTTACGAATCAAGATTTGATGGCCAAGGTTTTGACATGCTTGCAAGAAACTTGACCAAATTAAGAAACCTTGCACTTGATGATGTAGATATGTCTGATGTTGCACTCACTTCCTTTCTAAACTTGTCTTCATCACTTGGACATTTGAGTCTCAGTGCGTGTAACTTACATGGGGAACTCCCAACTCAAGTTTTTCAGCTTCCAAACCTCAAAGCTTTAGGtttaagtgaaaatgaaaaaCTCACAGGTTATCTCCCTAACACAAACTGGAGTAGTGGCCTTGAGTTGTTGGACCTTTCCGATTGTGGTTTTAGGGGGTCAATTCCAGCATCATTTGGAAATCTCACTCAAATCATTTCAGTTGATTTATCAGGAAATTCGCTTGAAGGACAGATTCCAGCTGTTTTTGGAAACCTTAGAAAATTAACTTatttgagcttttcttcatgcaATTTGAGTGGTCCACTTCCAATAACTATCTTCAACCTCACAAGAATTACCAGTCTGGATTTGTCAAATAATCACTTGGAAGGTCCCCTTCCAAATCATGTTAGTGAGCTTCAATTTTTAGAGGAACTTCGGTTAGATGATAACTCTATAAGTGGTGGAGTACCATCTTGGCTGTTTGATCTTGTGAACCTTACTTCACTTGATTTGTCATCTAACAACTTGAGTGGTGTGATCAAGCCAGATATGCTTTCAAAACTCACGAGTCTTATGCTTCTTTATGTTTCAAGTAATAGTTTATTATCATTAAGCACAAGCGGCAATGATGTGAATTATTCTTTCCCCCAGCTTAGAACTGTGAACTTCTCTGGTTGTAGCGTAAGGCAGTTCCCGAATTTCTTTCGAACATCGAACTTGAAAGCATTAGATCTTTCCAATAACATGATTTCTGGTGGAATTTCCAAATGGGAAGCTGAAGGGTGGGAAAGATTGAAATGGTTGGATCTTTCTCAGAACTTTTTGACTGCTTTGGAGCAATTTCCGGGAAACAATATGGAATATCTCAACCTACATTCCAACTTGCTTCAAGGACCAATTCTCTCAACTTGCTTGAATCCTCAAACTCCAATTTTAAAGGAGTTGCAAGCGTTCATCATTTCAGAGAATAAATTGACAGGAAACGTCCCTTCTTCTATTTGTAATTGGAGTTCACTTGTTCTTCTGGACTTGTCCGGAAACAGCTTGAGTGGAACTATTCCTGATTGTCTTGAAAATTTATGCGGTACCTTAGATTTGCAAATGAACAACTTCAGTGGCAAGATCCCTAATTCTTTTGCGAATATTGGTTTGAGGCGTCTTTTACTCAATGACAATCAATTGGAAGGATTAGTACCATCATCTTTGGCTAATTCTACTTCATTGGAACTTTTAAATTTAGGGAACAACAAGTTAACGGATAGATTTCCCCCTTGGTTAGCTTCACTTTCAAGTCTGCAAGTTCTTATCTTGAGATTTAATAGATTTTATGGATCACTGCCTCATTCCGTAGCTTCATCTAACTTCTCTGCATTGCGAATAATTGATCTCTCTGCAAATGAGTTCACGGGCACATTGTCAACGAAACTCTTACGAAATTTGAGAGGAATGAAAGATAAACCTAGAGAGTGGTTAACCTccgaatattcatatatttttcaatattttgaattcagttttatttatgaaaatcaTGTGAATGTAACAACGAAAAGATTGGAGGTGGAATTGACAAAGACCTGTGACATTTTCATATCTATGGACTTGTCAAACAACCAATTCTCCGGAGAAATTCCTGACGATGTTGGGCAACTTATTTCCTTGCAAATGCTCAATTTCTCTCACAACAACTTCACTGGTCCTATCCCGACATCTTTGGGAAATTTGGTAGCACTTGAATCATTGGATCTTTCATCAAACAAGTTCAGTGGCGGGATTCCTCCTCAAATGACGAATCTGACATTTCTTGAAGTATTGAATCTTTCAAACAACAATCTTGTTGGACCAATTCCTCATGGGAATCAATTCGATACATTTGATAATGATTCCTATAGCGGTAACTTGGGATTGTGTGGATTACCATTATCCAAGCAATGCGTCAACTTTCAGGGGCCTGACCCGCCTTCACCATTGGTGGTGGAACATGGAGGTTCTAAGATACCCTTCTTTTGGCAAGTTGTAATGATGGGGTATGGAAGTGGAGTAGTGATGGGACTGAGCTTGGGTTACATTGTATTCACAACTGGAAGACCATGGTGGTTTGTTAGAAAGGTGGAGAGAGACTGGCAATACAATTTCACGAAGTGGGTACaaagaaacaaagtaagaagAAACTAG
- the LOC107919869 gene encoding formin-like protein 5 translates to MMVKIYGVVRTICLGFLAALLCVSLTCSLDYSKVEEEEAFFNQLVDPVTGEIDENLAELLWISCRQDLNGLNEAFGDPNLYLLGETFGTTNDITTKGYSLAKENSQNLISVLHPELKQAISDCIRKNNLLFQVSGEDCGLKTWYIRYIDSLFHWHDVPRRTLATQSIAIAPSPNLGPSIAPAPSPTSFFPRLSPASLQSPASLPSPLPSTNNLPESTSPTNVDPRHKGNDNSRTIIIACVVTAVVTSVVAVLFFILCCRRGSASKQNDERPLLSLSLNDFSGGSSHAYAFGTNKEEKLGHHQSLGNESSLHKKTSSYGNVYVESNAQQISFDGGKSSFGAVGAANKASVESFDTIPPLPLPPGRVGASQPGLPPLKSTLPPEPPAPIRASSPPPPPPPAPIRASPPAPPPAPPPSMKPASATMAPRPPPPPMPPGAKPGPRPPPPPSTGIGPPRPPPPMPLGSKVPRPPSGPQRTANAISVEGSGSVDDTNAPKAKLKPFFWDKVAANPDHSMVWNQIKSGSFQFNEEMIETLFGYASADKNKNDKKKDASTQEFVPQYIQLLDPKKAQNLAILLRALNVTTEEVCDALREGNELPVELLQTLLKMAPTMDEELKLRMFNGEISQLGPAERFLKVLVDIPFAFKRMEVLLYMCFLYEEVTFARESFKTLEIACKELRSSRLFLKLLEAVLKTGNRMNDGTFRGGAQAFKLDTLLKLSDVKGVDGKTTLLHFVVQEIIRTEGLRAARAATENKSSLLEDVSPDMEEHFHNLGLEVVSRLSSELENVKKAAAIDAETLTGTVAKLGHGLLKARDFLKSEMKNTNEQSGFHEALKSFVQNAEVDVTSLLEEEKRIMALVKSTGDYFHGNAHKDEGLRLFVIVRDFLIILDKVCKEVRNAPRKPVKTHKKHASNPSSSSSESRLAPTSLDPHQKLFNAIAERRMENFSSSSDDES, encoded by the exons ATGATGGTGAAGATATATGGTGTTGTAAGAacaatttgtttagggtttttggcaGCTCTGCTATGTGTTTCATTGACTTGCAGCTTAGATTACAGTAAGGTTGAAGAGGAAGAAGCATTTTTTAACCAATTAGTAGATCCAGTAACTGGAGAGATTGATGAGAATCTG GCTGAGTTGTTGTGGATAAGTTGTAGACAagatttgaatggtttaaatgAAGCTTTTGGAGATCCGAACTTATATCTTCTTGGGGAAACGTTCGGTACAACCAACGATATTACTACAAAAGGTTACTCATTAGCAAAAGAAAACAGTCAGAACTTAATTAGCGTTCTCCATCCAGAGCTTAAACAAGCTATTTCTGACTGCATAAGAAAGAATAATCTTTTATTCCAAGTGTCCGGAGAAGATTGTGGCCTTAAGACTTGGTACATTCGATATATTGATTCACTGTTTCATTGGCATGATGTTCCTAGAAGGACTTTAGCTACTCAGAGCATTGCAATAGCCCCTTCCCCAAACTTAGGCCCGTCTATAGCTCCGGCTCCTTCTCCTACTTCTTTTTTTCCTCGTTTGAGTCCAGCTTCATTGCAAAGTCCGGCATCTTTACCCTCTCCACTCCCTTCTACGAATAATCTTCCGGAAAGTACAAGTCCAACCAACGTCGATCCGAGACACAAGGGGAATGATAATAGTAGAACAATTATTATTGCTTGTGTTGTGACTGCAGTAGTAACATCGGTTGTTGCGGTGTTATTCTTCATTTTATGCTGTCGTAGAGGTTCAGCATCTAAACAAAATGATGAGAGGCCCCTTCTCAGTTTAAGCTTAAATGATTTCTCCGGTG GTTCTTCTCATGCATATGCTTTTGGAACTAATAAAGAAGAGAAGCTAGGACATCATCAATCATTAGGAAATGAATCAAGCCTACATAAAAAGACCTCGAGTTACGGGAATGTTTATGTTGAATCTAATGCTCAACAAATCTCCTTTGATGGTGGGAAGTCATCGTTCGGAGCTGTCGGTGCTGCCAATAAAGCCTCAGTTGAATCTTTTGATACTATTCCACCGCTACCATTGCCTCCAGGAAGGGTCGGCGCTTCCCAACCTGGATTACCTCCTTTGAAGTCTACTCTTCCTCCAGAACCTCCTGCCCCGATTAGAGCTAGTtctcctccaccaccaccacctcctgCCCCAATTAGAGCCAGTCCTCCTGCACCACCTCCCGCACCACCACCCTCTATGAAACCTGCTTCTGCCACTATGGCCCCCCGACCTCCTCCACCACCTATGCCTCCAGGTGCTAAACCTGGTCCCCGCCCACCACCTCCTCCAAGTACCGGTATTGGTCCTCCTAGGCCACCTCCACCAATGCCCTTAGGTTCCAAGGTGCCTAGACCACCAAGTGGACCGCAACGAACAGCAAATGCTATCTCTGTCGAGGGGTCTGGTTCAGTGGACGATACCAATGCTCCTAAAGCTAAACTGAAGCCATTTTTCTGGGATAAAGTTGCAGCTAACCCTGACCATTCGATGGTTTGGAATCAGATTAAATCCGGATCATTCCA GTTCAATGAGGAGATGATAGAAACCCTGTTCGGGTATGCATCTGCTGACAagaacaaaaatgataaaaagaaagaTGCTTCTACACAGGAATTCGTGCCTCAGTACATTCAACTCCTTGATCCCAAGAAGGCACAAAATTTAGCTATCCTTTTGCGGGCATTGAATGTGACCACAGAAGAAGTTTGCGATGCACTTCGTGAAG GAAATGAGCTCCCCGTTGAACTCCTTCAAACATTATTGAAGATGGCCCCGACGATGGATGAAGAACTCAAACTCAGAATGTTCAATGGTGAAATTTCTCAACTCGGTCCTGCTGAGCGGTTCCTAAAAGTTTTGGTCGACATTCCTTTTGCTTTTAAACGAATGGAAGTGCTGCTTTATATGTGCTTTCTTTACGAGGAGGTTACTTTTGCTAGAGAGTCTTTTAAAACATTAGAG ATTGCATGCAAGGAACTCAGAAGTAGCCGCTTATTCCTCAAGCTCTTAGAAGCTGTTCTTAAAACCGGAAATCGCATGAATGATGGGACATTCCGTGGTGGTgcacaagctttcaagctcgacaCACTTTTGAAGTTATCAGATGTCAAAGGAGTAGATGGTAAGACCACGCTATTGCACTTTGTCGTCCAAGAAATTATACGCACAGAAGGTTTAAGAGCTGCCCGTGCTGCAACAGAAAACAAAAGTTCTCTTCTTGAGGATGTTTCCCCCGATATGGAAGAGCACTTCCATAACCTTGGTCTTGAGGTGGTTTCACGTCTAAGTAGTGAACTCGAAAATGTCAAGAAAGCAGCAGCTATCGATGCCGAAACCTTAACAGGAACGGTTGCCAAACTTGGCCATGGACTCCTAAAAGCACGAGATTTCTTGAAGTCGGAGATGAAAAATACGAACGAACAAAGTGGTTTCCATGAAGCATTAAAGAGTTTTGTGCAGAATGCAGAAGTCGATGTCACGTCATTGCTCGAGGAAGAGAAGAGAATAATGGCATTAGTAAAGAGCACTGGTGATTATTTTCACGGTAACGCACATAAAGACGAAGGCTTACGCTTGTTCGTCATAGTACGCgactttttgataattttagacaAGGTTTGCAAAGAAGTTAGAAATGCCCCAAGGAAACCAGTTAAAACACATAAAAAACATGCTTCCAatccatcatcttcttcttctgaGTCTCGTCTTGCACCAACTTCTCTTGATCCTCATCAGAAGCTTTTTAATGCAATTGCCGAACGAAGGATGGAAAATTTTAGTTCTAGTTCCGATGACGAGAGTTGA
- the LOC107919251 gene encoding receptor-like protein Cf-9 — protein sequence MGIFCLVLVILQLSWSTYLKIDVESWNKSIDCCSWEGVECDNVTGHVIGLDLSHSCLVGSLFANNSLFQLHNLQWLDLSSNYLGGSLLENTSCLFRFHGLQRLNLADNGFNGTISSKLFSQLVSLTHLNLSNNGFYGLIPHQISLLSSLVSLDLSFYSYESRFDGQGFDMLARNLTKLRNLALDDVDMSDVALTSFLNLSSSLEHLSLSECKLHGEFPTQVFQLPNLKVLDLRENENLTGYLPNTNWSSGLELLYLSNCGFRGSIPASFGNLTQIISVDLSKNSLEGQIPDVFGNLRKLTSLSISSCNLSGPLPITIFNLTKITFLDLSNNHLEGPFPNHVSELQFLEELRLYDNSISGGVPSWLFDLVSLTSLDLSSNNLSGVIKPDMLSKLTSLMFLVVSSNSLLSLSTSGNDLNYSFPQLTTVRFSGGRVRQFPSFFRTSNLEQLDLSNNMISGGISKWEAEGWEGLRWTNSLNLLESSIPILKELEQFIISENKLTGNVPSSICNWSSLVLLDLSENSLSGTIPDCLGNLSYLETLDLEMNNFIGKIPNSFVNNSELRHLLLNDNQLEGLVPSSLANTTSLELLNLGNNKLTDRFSGWLASLSSLEVLILRFNRLYGSLPHSIASSNFSALRIIDLSANEFTGTLPTKLLRNLRAMKPRERVTSYSIVFGAFELNITFENHVNVTTKRLEMELRKTYDIFISMDLSNNQFSGEIPEDVGQLISLQMLNFSHNNFTGPIPTSFGNLVALESLDLSSNKFNGGIPSQVTNLTFLEVLNLSNNNLVGPIPHGNQFDTFDNDSYSGNLGLCGLPLSKQCVNHRGLDPPSPLVVEHEGSKIPFFWQVVMMGYGSGVVIGLSLGYIVFTTGRPWWFVRKVERDWQYNFTKWVQRNKVRRN from the exons atgggaATCTTTTGCCTGGTTTTGGTGATCTTGCAACTTTCATGGA GTACTTATCTCAAGATAGACGTAGAGTCATGGAACAAAAGCATCGATTGTTGTTCATGGGAGGGAGTGGAATGCGACAACGTGACTGGTCATGTAATCGGCCTCGATCTCAGTCACAGTTGCCTTGTTGGTTCTCTCTTCGCAAACAACAGCCTTTTTCAACTGCATAACCTCCAATGGCTTGACTTGAGCTCCAACTACCTCGGAGGCTCTCTTCTTGAGAACACTAGCTGCTTGTTTCGCTTTCATGGACTCCAACGACTCAACCTTGCTGATAACGGTTTCAATGGCACCATCTCATCAAAGTTATTTAGCCAGTTGGTGAGTTTAACCCATCTTAATCTCTCTAATAATGGCTTCTATGGCTTGATCCCGCATCAAATCAGTCTCCTATCAAGTTTGGTTTCACTTGACCTTTCCTTTTACAGTTACGAATCAAGATTTGATGGCCAAGGTTTTGACATGCTTGCAAGAAACTTGACCAAATTAAGAAACCTTGCACTTGATGATGTAGATATGTCTGATGTTGCACTCACTTCCTTTCTAAACTTGTCTTCATCACTTGAACATTTGAGTCTCAGTGAGTGTAAATTACATGGGGAATTCCCAACTCAAGTTTTTCAGCTTCCAAACCTCAAAGTTTTAGATTTAAGGGAGAATGAAAATCTCACAGGTTATCTCCCAAACACAAACTGGAGTAGTGGCCTTGAGTTGTTGTACCTTTCCAATTGTGGTTTTAGGGGGTCAATTCCAGCATCATTTGGAAATCTCACTCAAATCATTTCCGTTGATTTATCAAAAAATTCGCTTGAAGGACAGATTCCAGATGTTTTTGGAAACCTTAGAAAATTAACTTCTTTGAGCATTTCTTCATGCAATTTGAGTGGTCCACTTCCAATAACTATCTTCAACCTCACAAAAATTACCTTTCTTGATTTGTCAAATAATCACTTGGAAGGTCCCTTTCCAAATCATGTTAGTGAGCTTCAATTTTTAGAGGAACTTCGGTTATATGATAACTCTATAAGTGGTGGAGTACCATCTTGGCTGTTTGATCTTGTGAGCCTTACTTCACTTGATTTGTCATCAAACAACTTGAGTGGTGTGATCAAGCCAGATATGCTTTCAAAACTCACGAGTCTTATGTTTCTTGTTGTTTCAAGTAATAGTTTATTATCATTAAGCACAAGCGGCAATGATTTGAACTATTCTTTCCCCCAGCTTACCACTGTGAGATTCTCTGGTGGTCGCGTAAGGCAGTTCCCGAGTTTCTTTCGAACATCGAACTTGGAACAGTTAGATCTTTCCAATAACATGATTTCTGGTGGAATTTCCAAATGGGAAGCTGAAGGGTGGGAAGGATTGCGATG GACCAATTCTCTCAACTTGCTTGAATCCTCAATTCCAATTTTAAAGGAGTTGGAACAGTTCATCATTTCAGAGAATAAATTGACAGGAAATGTCCCTTCTTCTATTTGCAATTGGAGTTCACTTGTTCTTCTGGACTTGTCCGAAAACAGCTTGAGTGGAACTATTCCTGATTGTCTTGGAAATTTAAGCTATCTCGAAACCTTAGATTTGGAAATGAACAACTTCATTGGCAAGATCCCTAATTCTTTTGTGAATAATAGTGAGTTGAGGCATCTTTTACTCAATGACAATCAATTGGAAGGATTAGTACCATCATCTTTGGCTAATACTACTTCATTGGAACTTTTAAATTTAGGGAACAACAAGTTAACGGATAGATTTTCCGGTTGGTTAGCTTCGCTTTCAAGTCTGGAAGTTCTTATCCTGAGATTTAATAGATTGTATGGATCACTGCCTCATTCCATAGCTTCATCTAATTTCTCTGCATTGCGAATAATTGATCTCTCTGCAAATGAGTTCACAGGCACATTGCCAACGAAACTCTTACGAAATTTGAGAGCAATGAAACCTAGAGAGCGGGTAACCTCATATTCTATTGTTTTTGGAGCTTTTGAATTAAATATTACTTTTGAAAATCATGTGAATGTAACAACGAAAAGATTGGAGATGGAATTGAGAAAGACCTATGACATTTTCATATCTATGGACTTGTCAAACAACCAATTCTCCGGAGAAATTCCTGAGGATGTTGGGCAACTTATTTCCTTGCAAATGCTCAATTTCTCTCACAACAACTTCACTGGTCCTATCCCAACATCTTTTGGAAATTTGGTAGCACTTGAATCATTGGATCTTTCATCAAACAAGTTCAATGGCGGGATTCCTTCTCAAGTGACGAATCTGACATTTCTTGAAGTATTGAATCTTTCAAACAACAATCTTGTTGGACCAATTCCTCATGGGAATCAATTCGATACATTTGATAATGATTCCTACAGTGGTAACTTGGGATTGTGTGGATTACCATTATCCAAGCAATGCGTCAACCATCGGGGGCTCGACCCGCCTTCACCATTGGTGGTGGAACATGAAGGTTCTAAGATACCCTTCTTTTGGCAAGTTGTAATGATGGGGTATGGAAGTGGAGTAGTGATAGGACTGAGCTTGGGTTACATTGTATTCACAACTGGAAGACCATGGTGGTTTGTTAGAAAGGTGGAGAGAGATTGGCAATACAATTTCACGAAGTGGGTACaaagaaacaaagtaagaagAAACTAG